The following proteins are co-located in the Mycolicibacterium goodii genome:
- a CDS encoding MbtH family protein — MSSNPFDDADGRFVVLVNDEGQHSLWPTFADVPAGWTVVYGGTEGADRDSALRYVDENWDDLRPRSLREAGSEADKSTATLA; from the coding sequence TTGTCCAGCAATCCATTTGACGATGCCGACGGCCGCTTCGTGGTCCTGGTTAACGACGAGGGCCAACATTCGCTGTGGCCGACATTCGCTGACGTTCCCGCAGGCTGGACCGTCGTCTACGGCGGCACGGAAGGTGCTGATCGTGACAGTGCCCTGCGCTATGTCGACGAGAACTGGGACGATCTACGTCCGCGGTCGCTGCGCGAAGCAGGCAGCGAAGCAGACAAGAGTACGGCCACTTTGGCGTGA